In one Lachnospiraceae bacterium GAM79 genomic region, the following are encoded:
- the rplS gene encoding 50S ribosomal protein L19, with translation MNSDYIKNLEASQMKAEVADFAVGDTVKVHNKIKEGNRERIQIFEGTVIKRQGGSNRETFTVRKFSNGVGVEKTWPVHSPFVEKIEVVRHGKVRRAKIYYLRSRVGKASKVKELVK, from the coding sequence ATGAATAGCGATTACATTAAGAATCTTGAAGCTTCTCAGATGAAGGCAGAAGTTGCTGACTTTGCAGTAGGTGATACTGTTAAGGTACACAACAAGATCAAAGAAGGTAACAGAGAGAGAATCCAGATTTTCGAAGGAACTGTTATTAAGAGACAGGGTGGAAGCAACAGAGAGACTTTCACAGTCAGAAAGTTCTCAAATGGTGTTGGCGTAGAAAAGACATGGCCGGTACATTCACCATTTGTTGAGAAGATTGAAGTAGTTAGACATGGTAAAGTAAGACGAGCTAAGATTTACTACTTACGTTCAAGAGTTGGTAAAGCTTCAAAGGTTAAAGAGCTTGTTAAATAA